The Aequorivita sublithincola DSM 14238 genome window below encodes:
- the kbl gene encoding glycine C-acetyltransferase produces MYGKIKEHLQKELEDIKDNGLYKTERIITSPQGAEITISTGQKVLNFCANNYLGLSANKEVIQAAKDAMDTHGFGMSSVRFICGTQDIHKTLEQKIADFYGTEDTILYAAAFDANGGVFEPLLGEEDAIISDSLNHASIIDGVRLCKAARYRYENSNMEDLEKQLIAANKKGTRFKIIVTDGVFSMDGLVAPLDKICDLADKYDAMVMIDECHATGFIGETGRGTLEEKDVMGRIDIITGTLGKAMGGAMGGYTTGKKEIIELLRQRSRPYLFSNSLAPAIVGASIKVFEMLSDDTTLRDKLQENTAYFKKGMKAAGFDIIDGDSAIVPVMLYDAKLSQEMANMLLEEGIYVIGFFFPVVPKGKARIRVQLSAAHTKEHLDKAINAFIKIGKKLEVINQ; encoded by the coding sequence ATGTACGGAAAAATAAAGGAACATCTACAAAAGGAACTCGAAGATATAAAGGATAATGGACTTTATAAAACAGAGCGCATTATTACCTCACCGCAGGGTGCCGAAATCACGATTTCTACAGGTCAAAAAGTTTTAAACTTTTGTGCAAACAACTATTTAGGGCTTTCTGCTAATAAAGAAGTAATTCAAGCCGCCAAAGACGCAATGGATACCCATGGCTTTGGTATGTCGTCTGTCCGATTTATTTGCGGAACACAGGATATTCATAAAACATTGGAGCAAAAAATTGCCGATTTTTACGGAACCGAAGATACTATTCTCTATGCAGCCGCTTTTGATGCCAATGGAGGTGTTTTTGAACCTTTATTAGGCGAAGAAGATGCAATTATTTCAGATTCCTTAAATCACGCTTCGATTATTGATGGAGTGCGTTTGTGTAAAGCAGCGCGCTATCGCTATGAAAATAGCAATATGGAAGATTTGGAAAAGCAGCTTATAGCTGCTAATAAAAAAGGCACCCGATTTAAAATTATAGTTACAGACGGTGTATTTTCTATGGACGGTTTGGTAGCGCCACTTGATAAAATTTGTGATTTAGCAGATAAATATGACGCAATGGTCATGATAGACGAATGTCACGCTACAGGTTTCATCGGGGAAACAGGACGAGGCACTTTGGAAGAAAAAGATGTTATGGGCCGTATAGACATTATAACAGGAACTCTAGGAAAGGCAATGGGAGGTGCAATGGGCGGCTATACCACGGGAAAAAAAGAAATTATTGAGTTGTTGCGTCAACGTTCCCGACCGTATTTATTTTCAAACTCTTTGGCGCCTGCAATAGTTGGTGCTTCAATTAAGGTTTTTGAAATGCTTTCAGACGATACTACGCTAAGAGATAAACTTCAAGAAAACACAGCTTACTTCAAAAAAGGAATGAAAGCAGCGGGATTTGATATTATAGACGGAGATTCCGCCATAGTTCCTGTAATGCTCTACGATGCCAAGCTTTCGCAAGAAATGGCAAATATGTTATTAGAGGAAGGAATATATGTAATCGGCTTCTTTTTTCCAGTGGTTCCGAAAGGAAAGGCGCGGATTCGTGTGCAGCTTTCCGCAGCCCACACTAAGGAGCATTTAGACAAGGCTATAAACGCCTTTATTAAGATTGGAAAAAAATTGGAGGTTATTAATCAATAA
- a CDS encoding UvrD-helicase domain-containing protein has protein sequence MENQSSISIYNAAAGSGKTYTLVKEYLKQILSSKQDDYFKHLLAITFTNKAVAEMKQRIVETLVNFSEEKSVAEPLSMMLDIAKETTMSIEEIQKRSKKILKNLLHNYAAFSVETIDRFNHRLIRTFARDLKLATNFEVTLDTPELLAEAVDLLLSKAGENKEITKVLLDFALDKTDDDKSWDISRDIANAAKLLYNENDSDHVSVLKEKSLQDFLEFKKQLLLKKKKFSEDIENIASQTLQLIDEAGLQHSDFMRSTLPNHFLKIKAGNYDAYGNKLRENLEEGKGLYKVKEDAFIIETIDGLIPKLFSNYIEIKEKVNKFSLYDSILKNITPLSVINLVNHEIETIKEEKNILPISEFNSLINKEIKNQPAPFIYERLGEKYRHFFIDEFQDTSKLQWENLIPLIDNALSQEIDPESGSLLLVGDAKQSIYRWRGGLPEQFMDLYGTGNPFQREKELFPLATNYRSCEEIVNFNNDFFTFVSTYFANEGHTKLYEDGNKQNSNAKKDGYIKFVFIEKQKKTENDEVYANLVYETIKSVKNNGFSESDICILTRKKADGIALGAFLMELGVPVISSETLLLHSSALVQILVFSLQVCLYPNNDEAKIQLLDLLHDHLNISEEKHTFFIKFLNISEAKFSENLKEYDVDFVFAEMRSVSLYEAFEYCIEKFKIAEFADAYLFGFMDLVYEFEQKPQADKISFLDHWETKKESASIPASEGTNAVQLMTIHKAKGLEFPAVIFPFADIQLFDGRYDKLWYPLENEDFTFKEAQVNFKSEIANYSEVGEKMHNDHRSQLELDALNLLYVTLTRAVEKLYVFAEMPTEPKDGTPSTYNHLFMEFLKHKGKWNNDQMVYEFGKDLKKISKEKEVVPQTIPIYVSSNPKKHGLKIVSSEEIYLEEDTFAAITAGNLLHETMAQIYKEADAENILMELEARAIIPKEEYEILRKTVNQIISHPELKKLFDGTDKVYNERSIITKNGSVLRPDRINSNSENTVVIIDYKTGGHNIWHSDQLMDYANALEDMGFIVSEKMLIYSKEGEIVINKV, from the coding sequence TTGGAAAATCAATCCTCCATTTCAATATATAATGCCGCAGCTGGAAGCGGGAAAACCTATACGCTGGTTAAAGAATATTTGAAACAAATCCTGTCTTCAAAACAAGACGATTATTTCAAACATCTTTTGGCAATTACGTTTACCAACAAAGCAGTTGCCGAAATGAAGCAACGTATCGTGGAAACCTTGGTCAATTTTTCAGAAGAAAAAAGTGTGGCCGAGCCCTTATCAATGATGCTCGATATCGCCAAAGAAACCACCATGAGCATTGAAGAAATTCAAAAGCGCTCCAAAAAAATTCTAAAAAATTTACTTCATAATTATGCGGCATTCAGCGTCGAAACCATCGATAGATTCAATCATCGCCTCATCCGCACCTTTGCGCGGGATTTAAAACTGGCAACTAATTTTGAAGTAACTCTAGATACTCCAGAATTATTAGCGGAAGCCGTGGATTTATTGTTAAGCAAAGCGGGCGAAAACAAGGAAATAACCAAAGTACTGCTGGATTTTGCTTTAGATAAAACGGATGATGATAAATCTTGGGATATTTCTCGAGACATTGCCAATGCTGCCAAATTGCTTTACAACGAAAATGACTCAGACCACGTTTCAGTTTTAAAAGAGAAATCGCTTCAAGATTTCCTAGAATTCAAAAAGCAGTTGCTGCTTAAAAAGAAGAAATTTTCTGAGGATATTGAAAACATTGCTTCACAAACGCTTCAACTTATTGATGAAGCTGGTTTGCAACATTCAGATTTTATGAGAAGCACATTGCCAAACCATTTCTTAAAAATTAAAGCTGGTAATTATGATGCTTATGGAAACAAACTTCGAGAAAATCTAGAAGAAGGAAAAGGACTTTATAAAGTAAAAGAAGACGCGTTTATTATAGAAACGATTGATGGTTTAATACCAAAGCTGTTTTCAAATTATATTGAAATAAAGGAGAAAGTAAATAAATTCAGCCTTTACGATTCTATTTTAAAAAACATAACGCCGCTTTCAGTAATAAACTTGGTAAATCACGAAATTGAAACCATAAAAGAAGAGAAGAACATCTTGCCAATTTCAGAATTCAATTCACTTATAAACAAAGAAATAAAAAATCAGCCAGCTCCGTTCATTTACGAACGTTTGGGCGAAAAATACCGTCACTTTTTTATTGATGAATTTCAGGATACTTCAAAGTTACAGTGGGAAAACTTGATTCCGTTAATTGATAACGCTCTATCGCAGGAAATTGATCCAGAATCCGGAAGCCTTTTGTTGGTAGGCGATGCCAAACAATCCATCTATCGTTGGCGCGGCGGTTTGCCGGAACAGTTTATGGATTTGTATGGAACAGGCAATCCTTTTCAGCGTGAAAAAGAGCTATTTCCTTTAGCTACCAATTATAGAAGTTGTGAAGAAATCGTCAACTTCAACAATGATTTTTTCACTTTTGTTTCTACTTATTTTGCAAATGAAGGCCATACAAAATTATATGAAGATGGTAACAAGCAAAATAGCAACGCTAAAAAAGATGGCTATATAAAATTTGTATTCATCGAAAAACAGAAAAAAACTGAAAATGACGAAGTCTATGCGAATCTAGTTTACGAAACAATTAAAAGTGTAAAAAACAACGGTTTTTCAGAAAGTGATATTTGTATTTTAACTAGAAAAAAGGCAGATGGAATAGCGCTTGGCGCTTTTTTAATGGAACTAGGCGTTCCTGTAATTTCTTCGGAAACCTTGCTGCTTCACTCTTCCGCTTTGGTCCAAATTCTGGTATTTTCACTTCAGGTCTGTTTGTACCCAAATAATGACGAAGCCAAAATTCAGCTGTTGGATTTGCTTCACGACCATTTAAATATTTCAGAAGAAAAGCACACATTCTTCATAAAATTTCTAAATATTTCTGAAGCAAAATTCAGTGAAAATTTAAAGGAATATGACGTCGATTTCGTCTTTGCAGAAATGCGTTCCGTTTCACTTTATGAAGCTTTTGAATATTGTATTGAAAAATTTAAAATTGCTGAGTTTGCAGACGCTTATCTTTTCGGTTTTATGGATTTAGTTTATGAATTTGAACAAAAACCACAAGCAGATAAAATTTCATTCTTAGACCATTGGGAAACAAAAAAGGAAAGCGCCTCCATTCCCGCAAGCGAAGGCACGAACGCCGTTCAGTTGATGACCATTCACAAAGCGAAGGGCTTGGAATTTCCGGCAGTGATTTTTCCGTTTGCAGATATTCAATTGTTCGATGGTAGGTATGACAAACTTTGGTATCCTTTGGAAAATGAAGACTTCACTTTTAAAGAAGCCCAAGTAAATTTTAAATCAGAAATTGCAAATTACAGTGAAGTCGGCGAAAAAATGCACAATGACCACCGGAGCCAATTGGAGTTGGATGCTCTTAATTTATTGTACGTTACTTTAACCCGCGCGGTTGAAAAACTCTACGTTTTTGCAGAAATGCCAACCGAACCGAAAGACGGAACTCCTTCAACCTACAATCATCTTTTCATGGAATTTTTGAAACATAAAGGAAAGTGGAATAACGACCAAATGGTCTATGAATTCGGGAAGGATTTAAAGAAGATTTCAAAAGAAAAGGAAGTTGTGCCGCAAACTATACCTATATATGTATCTAGCAATCCAAAAAAGCACGGCCTTAAAATAGTTTCTTCAGAAGAAATTTATCTTGAGGAAGATACTTTCGCTGCAATTACGGCAGGAAATCTACTTCACGAAACCATGGCTCAAATTTATAAGGAAGCCGATGCTGAAAACATTTTGATGGAATTGGAAGCACGGGCAATTATTCCGAAGGAAGAATATGAAATTTTAAGAAAAACGGTCAATCAAATCATTAGTCATCCAGAACTGAAAAAGTTGTTTGATGGCACTGACAAGGTTTATAATGAACGGAGCATCATCACAAAAAATGGATCAGTTTTACGGCCAGATAGAATAAACAGTAATTCAGAAAATACTGTGGTTATCATTGATTATAAAACAGGAGGTCATAATATTTGGCATAGCGATCAGTTGATGGATTATGCAAATGCCTTGGAAGATATGGGTTTTATAGTTTCAGAAAAAATGCTTATCTATAGCAAAGAGGGCGAAATAGTAATAAATAAAGTTTAA
- a CDS encoding superoxide dismutase: MSFELPKLPYAFDALEPNIDAKTMEIHHDKHHQGYTDKLNGAIKGTDKENKSIEDILKNLDMDNKAVRNNGGGFYNHSLFWKVMSPKGGGKPSGDVAKAIDDAFGSFDAFKEKFSDAAKTQFGSGWAWLCVHKGGKVEVCSTPNQDNPLMPKVGCGGTPILGLDVWEHAYYLKYQNKRPDYVGAFWNVINWDEVSANYAKNK; encoded by the coding sequence ATGTCTTTCGAATTACCAAAATTACCGTACGCGTTTGACGCATTAGAACCAAACATCGATGCAAAAACGATGGAAATACACCACGATAAACATCACCAAGGTTATACAGATAAACTGAATGGTGCTATTAAAGGAACAGATAAAGAGAATAAATCTATTGAAGATATTTTGAAAAATCTAGATATGGACAATAAAGCTGTTCGTAATAATGGTGGTGGATTTTATAACCACAGCCTTTTCTGGAAAGTAATGTCACCAAAAGGTGGTGGAAAACCTTCAGGCGATGTAGCAAAAGCTATAGACGATGCCTTTGGAAGTTTTGATGCTTTTAAAGAGAAATTTTCTGACGCTGCAAAAACACAATTCGGCTCAGGTTGGGCTTGGCTTTGTGTACATAAAGGCGGAAAAGTTGAAGTTTGTTCAACACCAAATCAAGACAACCCATTAATGCCAAAAGTAGGTTGCGGTGGAACACCAATTTTAGGATTGGATGTTTGGGAACACGCATATTACCTAAAATACCAAAACAAGCGTCCAGATTACGTTGGTGCTTTTTGGAATGTAATTAACTGGGACGAAGTTTCTGCTAATTATGCTAAGAATAAATAA